Sequence from the Mobula hypostoma chromosome 11, sMobHyp1.1, whole genome shotgun sequence genome:
AGCGGTTATGAAGGCAGCCTGTAATTATATGTAATTGTTTATACACATATTTACAGCCGAATTCTAATCACTGAGTTGGACAGGTTTCCAGTTAGGTGGTCTTTCTCAGCCATTGTACTCAGCCCCTTTCAGACATGTCACAGATACTGGTGGGACGGGGGTATTGTGGTGGAGGTAGCTGTCCCAGACAGCTGCTGCTGCTGTCAGATTGTTTTCCTGTGCTGAACATTCTGTACAGGTAAGTAGTCATTCATCACTCATTGGCACCAGTGACCATTCTGAACTGACCTCAGGACGCAGGAGGAGATGGAGCAGAAAAAAGGTCACATATTTTGACAGTTGGGTGAACCTGTCCTTTGAACATTTCACCACGAAGTGTGACCACATTAAGAGGTGCTGGCATCTGGCTTGTGAGTGCCAGACCTGTAACTAAGAGCAGGGACAAGCCACCAAAGCCAAAAAGATGGATGGGGCATTCCCTCTGCATAATGAAAAAGAATTTGTTGAGTTAATGCTAGTGCAAGTCAGTTTTGTTTCCCCCTAATGGAATATTATTGTTGCCATGATCACTCAGACTGCCTTCCACTTATTCTGAGGTGCACAGGGCTTCAAAGGGTGAACATACTGTGTCTCCAGTGCATTGAATCCTGGCCATGAAGGTGACTTCCATATGGATTTGTCTGGTAGGTAGATAGACCTGAGGATGTTTTTGGTCCAGTGGCATTATGAAAGGTGACAGAGAGAAAGCAGTGGTGCCGATGGATATCGGGTTAACGAACCTGGGCTGCAATTATTAAAGAAGCTCTGAATGTCATTCAAAGGTAAGGGATACACATGAATGTTTCTGGTATAATTTCATTGTATGGGAGGGGAGTGCAGTTCTCAAAGAAAATGGAACATATAAATGAATAGCTAGTAACATTCTGTAAAAACCAATTTAAGTTCATttcataaaattaaaattaaataccagaagagtgggggagattcaaacaagaggacatgagtagagagttaaagggcaaaagtttaggggtaacatgagggggaacttctttactcagagaggggtagctgtgtggaacaagcttccagcagaagtggttgaggcaggttcaatgttgtcatttaaagttaaactggacagctataaggacaggaaaggaatggagagttatgggctgagtgcaggtcggtgggactaggtgagagtaagcgtttggcacggactagaagggccgagatggcctgtttccgtgctgtaattgttatatggttaaacacTTGGCAAGATATGCAGAATCTGTAGAGAAGGGGTTATCAGCTAGAAGTTGTTGCCAGCAAGGTGCTGCTTACAAATGCAACTAACTTATGGAAAAATGGATAGTTTTGATTTGCAAATATTGATGTTGATTTGCTGGTAAGTCAGACCTGGATGCAGAATGGTGAGGTCTTCTACAGTGCAGGGCCTAACTTGGTTAGATGTTAACACTTGTAGGCTGGCCAGAGCACACCTTGTTCATTTAGTCACAGAGCTGCACACCACCGATATAGAACCTTTGCTCCAACTTGTCCATCCCAACCTTGTCTACACTACCATTTGCTTGCATTAAGCCCATATTCCTCTGCTCCTTCACTATCCAAGTACttgtccaaataccttttaaatgttatcattgtatctgcctccacctttAGCAACCCTTTCAATAAAACCAACACCCTTTttctgaaactcttgccctcagaacttttaatttttttccttctcaCCATATATGATCCAGCTTTAGATTAACATATGCTAGGGTAAAGTCTCTGACCATCTAACATATTTTTGCCCCTCCTAATCTTACAAACCCCTATAAGTTTACCACTCAGCCTCAAACGCACCTGATCCAATCTCTTCTTGTAACTAAGGCCTTTCATTCCGGGTAACGTGTATAAGATGCTGAgagccattgatcgtgtggataggcagatgctttttcccagggctgaaatggctagcatgagagggcacaattttaaggtgcttggaagtaggtacagaggagatgtcatgggtaagttttttacccagagaatggtgattgcgtggaatgggctgccggtgatggtggtggaggcagatacaatagggtcttttaagaaacttttggataggtacatggagcttagaaaaataaagggctatgggtaactctaggtaatttctaaagtaagtacatgttcagcacagcgttgtgggccgaagggcttgtattgtgctgtagattttctctgtttctaggTTTCTACatccctggtgaatctcttctgcattttttttctaaTGCCAGTATAATCTTCCTACAGAGTGAcaagcagaacaatacagaataatGTGACCGAACCAATGTTTTTACAGCTGTAATATGAAGTCCTATCTCTTACTGTCAATGCCCCCAGTCTATGGAGGCAAGCAtgccaaatcataaacacaaaaggttctgcagatgccagaaagcAGGTGCAACATGCAAAATTCAGGAAgaaatcataaatacaaaatactctgcagatgctggggtcaaagcaacgctcacaacacgctggaggaactcagcaggtcgggcagcatccgtggaaatgatcaggcAACGTTTCGGGACTgtagaaggaaggggcagaggccctataaaggaggtggggggagggtgggaaggagaagggtgatggttccaggtgaaaacccagtaaggggaaagataaaggggtgggggaggggaagcaggaaggggataggcaggaaaggtgaagaaggaataggggtaagcacagtgggtagtagaaggaggcggaaccatgagggaggtatcTCATTCAGAGCTTTAAAGTAACTTTATTTTTCATAAACACCTGTAACATTAAGTTTAGCCTATAATACCTGTAACACATTAAAACCTAAAGATTGACTATATattaaaataatactgaaaaagCTTTAGTAACTAATGGAATCCATGGAGTCTGAGGGCCTGAGGGAAATGCAAGTCACATAGGGGAAACAAACAGCAAAAGCTTCTAACATGGGGAGGTGCCTTTGACCTTCTGCATGGGGTAGGGGTGGACTTGGGGGCTGCTGTTGGAGACCATGAGGGAAGTGGTACCCTCTCTCCCTGGCGCTCTGCCGTGACCCACTCCTAGATGGATTCTGGACCATCTGCTCTCTCTTGTTCatgctgcagcctctctgctttagTTTGGAGAGCCCACGGATCCAATGCCAGGCCTGGTTGGCGTTGGAGGCCACCAGATCCAAGTTCTTCCTTGTGCCCTTAAATACGATGGTAAAACAGCGGTCGGTGGGTATCTTCGTGGCATACCGCTTCATTCCCTCCGGCTGGTGACCTGGTCTCATCTCCTTGATGTCGTCGATCGAGACTGCAAAGGGTCGGGTGGGGGGACAGAGTAAAACAGTAGCAGAGATCAGAACAAGAGATTCAGTCACAGACTTAcaagcacaggagattctgcagaagctgggaattcaaagtaacacacacacacaaagttatTTATTCACAGCACTTTATGTATTTAGAGATACTCTGTGGGACTGGCCCTCAGCCCCAAAAAGCCACATCACCCAacaccccacctatttaacagcagcctaatcacaggaaaatttacaatgaccaatcagcctTCTTTGAACTGCAgggggaaactcacatggtcacagggagaatatacacgGCACTggtattgaactttgaattattatCTGCCAACTCCCTGCCCCCCCATCCCTGACCGAGCAGCAACAACATCACACTTACCACCctgctactgtggtgccctgaaatgcttgaggaactctgcaggtcaggcagcatctatggagaggaagaaagagtCAATACTTCCGGCCAACATCTTCCATCAGGATGAGTCCTGCAGACGGGTCtcagcctgtctgtgtgtgtgtgtgtgtgtgtgtgtgtgtgtgtgtatataaacagttatggatgctgcctgacctcctgagttcattctgcattttgtgtgtggtgttctaccatctgcagaatctctcgtgcaAAGGCATCATTGTTTTACTAAACTGTAGAAATTAGGGTTGTGAGGTGTGGGGCTTCAGGTTGCTGTAGCTCCTGCTTGATGGATACGACTCATGTCATGTTTATGGGAAACCTGGATGAACAGAGAAATGGACCA
This genomic interval carries:
- the LOC134354290 gene encoding 1-phosphatidylinositol 4,5-bisphosphate phosphodiesterase delta-1-like, producing MFSIDDIKEMRPGHQPEGMKRYATKIPTDRCFTIVFKGTRKNLDLVASNANQAWHWIRGLSKLKQRGCSMNKREQMVQNPSRSGSRQSARERGYHFPHGLQQQPPSPPLPHAEGQRHLPMLEAFAVCFPYVTCISLRPSDSMDSISY